Proteins from a genomic interval of Lolium perenne isolate Kyuss_39 chromosome 1, Kyuss_2.0, whole genome shotgun sequence:
- the LOC127316550 gene encoding lichenase-2 isoform X2, protein MSANNLPAASTVVGMFKSNGINSMRLYAPNQAALQAVGGTGVNVVVGAPNDVLSALAGSPAAAASWVRNNIQAYPKVSFRYVCVGNEVAGGATQNLLPAMKNVQGALASAGLGHIKVTTSVSQAILGVYSPPSAGAFTGEANAFMSPVLQFLARTGGPLMANIYPYLAWAYNPSAMDMSYALFTASGTVVQDGAYGYQNLFDTTVDAFYTAMAKHGGSGVKLVVSESGWPSGGGQAANPANARIYNQYLINHVGRGTPRHPGGIETYVFSMFNENQKDNGVEQNWGLFYPNKQHVYPISF, encoded by the coding sequence ATGAGCGCCAACAACCTGCCGGCTGCGAGCACCGTGGTGGGCATGTTCAAATCCAACGGGATCAACTCTATGCGGCTGTACGCGCCGAACCAGGCGGCGCTCCAAGCCGTCGGAGGCACGGGCGTCAACGTGGTCGTCGGCGCGCCCAACGACGTGCTCTCCGCGCTCGCTGgcagccccgccgccgccgcctcctgggTGAGGAACAACATCCAGGCGTACCCCAAGGTCTCCTTCCGGTACGTCTGCGTCGGCAACGAGGTCGCCGGCGGCGCCACCCAGAACCTCCTTCCTGCCATGAAGAACGTTCAGGGCGCGCTGGCGTCGGCCGGACTGGGCCACATCAAGGTGACCACGTCGGTGTCGCAGGCCATCCTCGGCGTGTACAGCCCGCCCTCTGCCGGCGCCTTCACCGGCGAGGCGAACGCGTTCATGAGCCCCGTGTTGCAATTCCTCGCCCGCACCGGCGGGCCGCTCATGGCCAACATCTACCCGTACCTGGCCTGGGCCTACAACCCCAGCGCCATGGACATGAGCTACGCGCTCTTCACCGCCTCCGGCACCGTGGTCCAGGACGGCGCCTACGGGTACCAGAACCTGTTCGACACCACCGTGGACGCCTTCTACACGGCCATGGCCAAGCACGGAGGCAGTGGCGTGAAGCTGGTTGTTTCGGAGAGCGGGTGGCCGTCGGGCGGCGGCCAGGCGGCGAACCCGGCCAACGCCAGGATCTACAACCAGTACCTGATCAACCACGTCGGGCGCGGCACCCCGCGGCACCCGGGCGGCATCGAGACCTACGTCTTCTCCATGTTCAACGAGAACCAGAAGGACAACGGCGTGGAGCAGAACTGGGGGCTCTTCTACCCCAACAAGCAGCACGTCTACCCTATCAGCTTCTGA
- the LOC127316550 gene encoding lichenase-2 isoform X1 codes for MASQGVASMFALAMLLGAFASIPQSVESIGVCYGMSANNLPAASTVVGMFKSNGINSMRLYAPNQAALQAVGGTGVNVVVGAPNDVLSALAGSPAAAASWVRNNIQAYPKVSFRYVCVGNEVAGGATQNLLPAMKNVQGALASAGLGHIKVTTSVSQAILGVYSPPSAGAFTGEANAFMSPVLQFLARTGGPLMANIYPYLAWAYNPSAMDMSYALFTASGTVVQDGAYGYQNLFDTTVDAFYTAMAKHGGSGVKLVVSESGWPSGGGQAANPANARIYNQYLINHVGRGTPRHPGGIETYVFSMFNENQKDNGVEQNWGLFYPNKQHVYPISF; via the exons ATGGCGAGCCAAGGTGTTGCCTCCATGTTCGCTCTCGCAATGCTCCTCGGAGCCTTCGCCTCCATCCCACAAA GCGTGGAGTCCATCGGAGTGTGCTACGGCATGAGCGCCAACAACCTGCCGGCTGCGAGCACCGTGGTGGGCATGTTCAAATCCAACGGGATCAACTCTATGCGGCTGTACGCGCCGAACCAGGCGGCGCTCCAAGCCGTCGGAGGCACGGGCGTCAACGTGGTCGTCGGCGCGCCCAACGACGTGCTCTCCGCGCTCGCTGgcagccccgccgccgccgcctcctgggTGAGGAACAACATCCAGGCGTACCCCAAGGTCTCCTTCCGGTACGTCTGCGTCGGCAACGAGGTCGCCGGCGGCGCCACCCAGAACCTCCTTCCTGCCATGAAGAACGTTCAGGGCGCGCTGGCGTCGGCCGGACTGGGCCACATCAAGGTGACCACGTCGGTGTCGCAGGCCATCCTCGGCGTGTACAGCCCGCCCTCTGCCGGCGCCTTCACCGGCGAGGCGAACGCGTTCATGAGCCCCGTGTTGCAATTCCTCGCCCGCACCGGCGGGCCGCTCATGGCCAACATCTACCCGTACCTGGCCTGGGCCTACAACCCCAGCGCCATGGACATGAGCTACGCGCTCTTCACCGCCTCCGGCACCGTGGTCCAGGACGGCGCCTACGGGTACCAGAACCTGTTCGACACCACCGTGGACGCCTTCTACACGGCCATGGCCAAGCACGGAGGCAGTGGCGTGAAGCTGGTTGTTTCGGAGAGCGGGTGGCCGTCGGGCGGCGGCCAGGCGGCGAACCCGGCCAACGCCAGGATCTACAACCAGTACCTGATCAACCACGTCGGGCGCGGCACCCCGCGGCACCCGGGCGGCATCGAGACCTACGTCTTCTCCATGTTCAACGAGAACCAGAAGGACAACGGCGTGGAGCAGAACTGGGGGCTCTTCTACCCCAACAAGCAGCACGTCTACCCTATCAGCTTCTGA